Proteins co-encoded in one alpha proteobacterium HIMB5 genomic window:
- a CDS encoding extracellular solute-binding protein (PFAM: Bacterial extracellular solute-binding protein), with amino-acid sequence MKIITILLFVLGVFNNLANANEVNVFSSRHYDTDIQLYEKFTSLTGIKVNVVSGKDKALQKRMIEEGKDSKADIYITADAGRLGAFDQKEMFQKLNSSKIEKQVPKNLRSENWTGIAKRARIFYYSKERVNSSEIQNLTYENLADAKWKNRIAIRKSDNIYNQSLIASLIHNNGKKNVEKWMKSFVNNFARSPKGNDRAQILSVAAGEADLAVANTYYYALMLSGQKGEEQQNAAKKVIPFFPNQSDRGTHINISGGGILKDSPNPENARKLLEFLLTKEAQTHIVQNTFEYSILDNVEPHELIKKMGEFKQDLNTPVKNYIKYQSDAFEMMLKAGWK; translated from the coding sequence ATGAAAATTATAACAATTTTATTATTTGTATTAGGTGTATTTAATAATCTAGCTAATGCTAATGAAGTTAACGTATTCAGTTCAAGACATTACGACACTGATATTCAGTTATATGAAAAATTCACATCTTTAACTGGAATAAAAGTCAACGTTGTCTCTGGAAAAGATAAAGCGCTTCAAAAAAGAATGATTGAAGAAGGCAAAGATTCAAAGGCAGACATTTATATTACTGCAGATGCAGGAAGATTAGGAGCTTTTGATCAGAAGGAGATGTTTCAAAAACTAAATTCAAGCAAAATTGAAAAACAAGTGCCAAAAAATTTAAGGTCTGAGAATTGGACTGGAATAGCTAAAAGGGCGAGAATTTTTTATTATTCAAAGGAAAGAGTTAATTCAAGTGAAATACAAAATCTGACTTATGAAAATTTGGCTGATGCAAAATGGAAAAATAGAATTGCAATAAGAAAATCTGACAACATATACAATCAATCATTAATAGCTTCATTAATCCATAATAACGGAAAAAAAAATGTAGAAAAATGGATGAAAAGTTTTGTAAATAATTTTGCAAGATCTCCAAAAGGAAATGATAGGGCTCAAATTTTATCAGTAGCAGCGGGCGAAGCAGATTTGGCTGTAGCAAATACTTATTATTATGCATTGATGTTATCTGGTCAAAAAGGTGAAGAACAACAAAATGCTGCAAAAAAAGTTATTCCATTCTTTCCTAATCAATCAGATAGAGGAACACATATTAATATTAGTGGTGGTGGAATTTTAAAAGATTCTCCAAATCCAGAAAATGCCAGAAAGCTACTAGAATTTTTATTAACAAAAGAGGCACAAACACATATTGTGCAAAACACTTTTGAATACTCAATTTTAGATAATGTGGAACCACATGAATTAATTAAAAAAATGGGTGAGTTTAAACAGGATTTA
- a CDS encoding Bacterial regulatory helix-turn-helix protein, lysR family,ligand-binding protein, LysR family (PFAM: Bacterial regulatory helix-turn-helix protein, lysR family; LysR substrate binding domain) translates to MDWDKLKIFHAVAEAGSFTNATINLNLSQSAISRQIQSLEQDLKVQLFERHARGLTLTENGEYVFKTAHEVISKLKEVETSLGDQKNKPTGKLTITTVRSFGTHWLTPRIQEFMRLNPEIEIELIFEDKELDLSTRQADIGIFMRRPKQLNYIQKKLIDLKYYIYGSNKYLEKFGMPKTVNDLNKHKFISFGKGAPSPVYNPDWALKLGMPDGKKRKTIMKVNSVMGLLLAVESGVGLAALPEYLVTNSSNVIKVLPKSEGPITEAHFVYPQSLKNTARVQAFRNFLFSKIGDWNS, encoded by the coding sequence ATGGATTGGGATAAACTAAAAATTTTTCATGCAGTTGCAGAAGCTGGAAGTTTTACTAACGCAACAATTAATTTAAATCTAAGCCAATCAGCAATCAGTAGACAAATTCAATCTTTAGAACAAGATTTAAAAGTTCAATTATTTGAAAGACATGCAAGAGGACTTACACTTACAGAAAATGGTGAATATGTATTTAAAACTGCTCACGAAGTTATTAGTAAATTAAAAGAAGTAGAAACTTCTTTAGGAGATCAAAAAAATAAGCCAACTGGAAAACTTACAATTACAACAGTAAGAAGCTTTGGAACACACTGGTTAACACCAAGAATTCAAGAATTTATGAGGCTAAATCCTGAAATAGAAATTGAATTAATTTTTGAAGATAAAGAATTAGATTTGAGCACAAGACAAGCAGACATTGGTATTTTCATGAGAAGACCAAAGCAATTGAATTATATTCAAAAAAAATTGATTGATCTTAAGTATTACATCTATGGTTCAAATAAATATCTAGAAAAATTTGGAATGCCAAAAACTGTAAATGACTTAAATAAGCATAAATTTATCTCATTTGGTAAAGGTGCCCCTTCACCGGTTTATAATCCAGACTGGGCATTAAAATTAGGTATGCCTGATGGAAAAAAAAGAAAAACTATCATGAAAGTAAACAGCGTAATGGGTTTACTTCTAGCAGTAGAGTCTGGGGTTGGGTTAGCTGCATTACCTGAATATTTAGTTACTAATTCTTCAAATGTAATAAAAGTTCTTCCAAAATCAGAAGGACCAATAACTGAAGCACATTTCGTTTATCCTCAATCATTAAAGAATACTGCAAGAGTTCAAGCATTTAGAAATTTCTTATTTAGTAAAATAGGAGATTGGAATTCATAA
- a CDS encoding quinone oxidoreductase, YhdH/YhfP family (PFAM: Alcohol dehydrogenase GroES-like domain; Zinc-binding dehydrogenase~TIGRFAM: quinone oxidoreductase, YhdH/YhfP family), which translates to MPDNFKAIVLNQDGENFTREIKSIDKSFLKHGDVTVKVDYSDLNFKDGMILKNGGRLVKEFPHIPGIDFSGTVIESENSKFKEGDEVILTGFRVGEVFYGGYSQIAKVDGNFLVKKPSNLTSKQAMILGTAGFTSLMSAFTIQAREGILLGEKVNDVLVTGATGGVGSVAVIALSKLGYNVTAVTGKDSKADYLKSLGAKNVINRSEFDKDPKLIDKGLWDGVVDTVGGKILANTIVQTKPNGIIAVCGNANTNELNTNVIPFMLRGIKLWGMDSANCSIKRREFIWGEAANLIDFSLIEPSVQNVSLEELIETYPKILKGEISGRVLVDLNK; encoded by the coding sequence GTGCCAGATAATTTCAAAGCTATAGTTCTTAATCAAGATGGTGAGAACTTTACAAGAGAAATTAAATCAATAGACAAAAGTTTTTTAAAACACGGTGATGTAACAGTAAAAGTTGATTACTCTGATTTAAACTTTAAAGATGGAATGATCTTAAAAAATGGTGGAAGACTTGTTAAAGAGTTTCCTCATATACCTGGTATTGATTTTTCAGGGACAGTTATTGAAAGTGAAAACTCAAAATTCAAAGAAGGCGATGAAGTTATTCTTACAGGATTTAGAGTTGGTGAAGTTTTTTATGGTGGCTATTCTCAAATAGCAAAAGTTGACGGAAATTTTTTAGTAAAAAAACCATCAAACCTTACTTCTAAACAAGCTATGATTTTAGGTACAGCTGGGTTTACATCATTAATGAGTGCATTTACAATTCAAGCTCGTGAAGGAATATTATTAGGTGAAAAAGTTAATGATGTTTTGGTAACTGGTGCAACTGGTGGAGTAGGTAGCGTAGCGGTAATTGCTTTAAGTAAACTTGGATACAATGTTACTGCAGTAACAGGAAAAGATTCTAAAGCAGATTACTTAAAATCACTTGGGGCAAAAAATGTAATTAATAGATCTGAATTTGATAAAGATCCAAAGTTAATTGATAAAGGTTTATGGGATGGAGTTGTAGATACTGTTGGTGGAAAAATATTGGCTAATACAATTGTGCAAACAAAACCAAATGGCATAATAGCTGTTTGTGGAAATGCAAATACTAACGAACTTAATACAAATGTAATTCCATTTATGTTGAGAGGAATTAAATTATGGGGAATGGATTCAGCAAATTGTAGTATTAAAAGAAGAGAATTTATTTGGGGAGAAGCAGCAAATTTAATCGATTTTAGTTTAATAGAACCATCTGTTCAAAATGTAAGTTTAGAGGAGTTAATTGAAACTTATCCTAAAATATTAAAAGGAGAGATATCAGGAAGAGTTTTAGTTGATCTTAATAAGTAA
- a CDS encoding GTP cyclohydrolase I (PFAM: GTP cyclohydrolase I~TIGRFAM: GTP cyclohydrolase I): MKLVKEDKTVQEQKKVSDKEAEDAFRTILAWMGEDPNREGLLETPKRVTKAFKEYFKGYHEDPRIVLDKTFGDVDGYDDMVVQKNISVQSHCEHHMAPIIGKAHVAYIPKDRVVGLSKLARVVEVFSKRLQTQERLTMQIAKTIMESLDAKGVAVTIDSTHQCMTMRGIKKENATTVTNYYLGLFKDDLSFQNRYLRFITK; this comes from the coding sequence ATGAAATTAGTAAAAGAAGACAAAACTGTTCAAGAACAAAAAAAAGTATCTGACAAAGAGGCAGAGGATGCTTTTAGAACAATTTTGGCATGGATGGGTGAAGATCCAAATAGAGAAGGATTGTTAGAAACCCCAAAAAGAGTAACAAAAGCATTTAAAGAATATTTTAAAGGTTATCATGAAGACCCAAGAATAGTTTTAGATAAAACTTTTGGAGACGTGGATGGGTATGACGACATGGTGGTCCAAAAAAACATTTCAGTGCAAAGTCATTGTGAGCATCATATGGCTCCTATTATTGGAAAAGCTCATGTAGCATATATTCCAAAAGATAGAGTAGTTGGCTTAAGTAAGCTTGCAAGAGTTGTTGAAGTCTTCTCAAAAAGATTACAAACTCAAGAAAGACTAACAATGCAGATTGCAAAAACAATTATGGAGTCACTAGACGCAAAAGGTGTAGCAGTAACAATTGACTCAACTCATCAATGCATGACGATGAGAGGAATAAAAAAAGAAAACGCAACAACAGTAACTAATTATTATCTTGGGTTGTTTAAAGATGATTTAAGCTTCCAAAATAGATATTTAAGATTCATAACAAAATAA
- a CDS encoding Phosphoribosyl-AMP cyclohydrolase (PFAM: Phosphoribosyl-AMP cyclohydrolase) translates to MFKKRENVEEIEEGNLLSPKFDNDGLIPVITMCAKTKDILMHGYMNVEAFQKTIETKEAHYFSRSRKAIWHKGKTSGFVQKVTEIRIDDDQDSVWLTVDIGEGASCHVGYRSCFYRSIPLGPIDNARKIEMKFLEDEKKFDPEEVYKGQPNPTKI, encoded by the coding sequence ATGTTCAAAAAAAGAGAAAATGTTGAGGAAATAGAAGAAGGAAATCTTCTTTCACCAAAATTCGATAATGACGGATTAATTCCAGTCATTACTATGTGTGCTAAAACTAAAGATATTCTAATGCATGGTTATATGAATGTTGAGGCATTTCAAAAAACAATAGAAACTAAAGAAGCTCATTATTTCAGTAGATCAAGAAAAGCTATTTGGCATAAAGGTAAAACAAGTGGTTTTGTTCAAAAAGTTACAGAGATCAGAATTGACGATGACCAAGACTCGGTTTGGCTTACAGTAGATATTGGAGAAGGTGCAAGTTGCCATGTTGGATACCGTTCATGTTTTTATAGATCAATTCCTTTAGGTCCAATTGATAATGCAAGAAAAATTGAAATGAAATTTCTTGAAGATGAAAAAAAATTTGATCCTGAAGAAGTTTATAAAGGTCAACCTAATCCAACAAAAATTTAA
- a CDS encoding hypothetical protein (PFAM: Uncharacterized protein conserved in bacteria (DUF2237)): MSEKQKNVLGEELEDCSQDPLTGWYRDGCCNTDDNDRGVHTVCAKVTTEFLEWCKEAGNDLITPHPEFGFPGLKDGDGWCVCATWYARAVEAGKGCPIKLKSTHENTLKLIPIETLKKFAIDLS; the protein is encoded by the coding sequence ATGTCAGAAAAACAAAAAAATGTTCTTGGAGAAGAACTTGAGGATTGCTCACAAGATCCACTAACAGGTTGGTATAGAGATGGATGTTGTAACACTGATGACAATGATCGTGGTGTTCACACTGTTTGTGCAAAAGTTACAACTGAATTTTTAGAATGGTGTAAAGAAGCTGGTAATGATTTAATTACACCTCATCCAGAATTTGGGTTTCCAGGATTAAAAGATGGAGATGGATGGTGTGTTTGTGCAACTTGGTATGCACGAGCAGTTGAAGCTGGTAAAGGTTGTCCAATTAAATTGAAAAGCACTCACGAGAATACATTAAAACTAATTCCAATTGAAACTTTAAAAAAATTTGCAATAGATCTTTCTTAA